One genomic segment of Panicum virgatum strain AP13 chromosome 2N, P.virgatum_v5, whole genome shotgun sequence includes these proteins:
- the LOC120660470 gene encoding uncharacterized protein LOC120660470 encodes MVGVGVEPPAPPAEAAAGLSPRRPRSRGASAKRSWPPECGRSPAAGDGLKGLDGGARVLGGGADEVVAAPAVVPPPVRNGSLLQQQGSDEMDEAAARAAVSPVARNGALPRQQGLDKVEVALAPAQSGVPPWQGQNKVGGTLASAAVSPVACNGALQRIMPESGLEKAGEEGCRGDNVEAQLLDNAGVLALDGQKGNRLVKVMAPAVAVLDDCNIVGSGSSAQNGGERCGLLVAEGEVGREEVAGDGDVMEIGNRAGGGESERKENGFAGSRTKRCLTPTVNQPPKKRAVAAECKTPPGCERTAGTTKKSGFLEVSPAHTFRPGCGRASFTATESEVLDMQPIRTFPPSHVRSALTTTGSGDEDTNGDALVAIPVSGGVASPTLALDVSNEKMESKRMVDKGNNNAHSRDHVSDDFVGIEQDGNMQRNVDTKSAPRNSSDGKMKGKLSQHEGQQVARVVVDDKMKNKVEGSLHGSTLKTPLSDPIDAKTKGKRSESDMLNVALLGNAGGKMQTKTLITKKEVVCSNVNIKQNKSARKLNKFGKHVATNEIEESDDMNLIPDQLIVQALMAPDRCPWTRGRKSIASASTSLAPRNKLNGKDVIQRKLLIGKVASCESINNETMEDNDDPYLEDDDNSKALVVCREKRDICVMVLPSVPSGSHHRQLGDHVVDARSKVRKLLQLFQAAYRKLTQLVEQGNRDLGRVDLEAIKALKKDPIYNKPGPIVGNIPGVEVGDEFHFRVELSMVGLHRPYQGGIDTTKVNGVPIAISIVASGGYPDELSSSDELIYTGSGGKAGGNKQGDDQKLERGNLALKNCIDTKTMVRVIHGFKGQSRSEVGPSKGKQTSTFIYDGLYQVLECWQEGLIGERVFKYKLQRIAGQPELALHAVKATRKSKVREGLCLPDISEGSERIPICVINTIDDMRPAPFKYINKVIYPNWYEKEPPKGCDCTKGCSDSITCACAVKNGGEIPFNSDGAIVEASPLIYECGPSCRCPPTCHNRVSQHGVKIPLEIFKTGKTGWGVRSLSSISSGSFICEYAGELLEDKEAEKRQNDEYLFDIGSNYHDGEVWEGLKSVVGVQSSTSSSKTMEGFTIDAAECGNVGRFINHSCSPNLYAQNVLWDHDDMRMPHVMLFAVENIPPLQELTYHYNYTVGQVFDENGMEKVKRCYCGASDCCGRLY; translated from the exons ATGGTGGGAGTCGGGgtggagccgccggcgccgcccgcggaGGCCGCGGCAGGGCTGTCGCCGCGCAGGCCGAGGTCTCGGGGGGCCTCCGCCAAGCGGTCCTGGCCGCCCGAGTGCGGCCGGTCCCCCGCGGCAGGCGACGGTTTGAAGGGCCTGGATGGTGGCGCCCGCGTcctcggcggcggagcggacgaGGTGGTCGCCGCCCCCGCGGTCGTTCCGCCTCCGGTTCGGAACGGCTCCCTGCTTCAGCAGCAGGGCTCGGATGAGATGGACGAggcggccgcccgcgccgccgtttCACCTGTGGCGCGGAACGGCGCTCTGCCTCGGCAGCAGGGTCTGGATAAGGTGGAGGTGGCGCTCGCCCCCGCGCAGAGCGGCGTTCCTCCATGGCAGGGGCAAAATAAGGTGGGTGGGACTCTTGCTTCTGCAGCTGTTTCGCCTGTGGCGTGCAATGGCGCCCTCCAGCGTATCATGCCTGAGTCAGGCCTGGAGAAGGCAGGGGAGGAGGGATGCAGGGGGGATAATGTAGAGGCACAGTTGTTGGATAATGCAGGCGTGCTGGCATTGGATGGTCAGAAGGGGAACAGGTTGGTCAAGGTAATGGCACCAGCGGTGGCGGTACTGGATGATTGCAACATTGTTGGTTCTGGTAGTTCCGCGCAGAACGGTGGTGAGAGGTGTGGTTTGTTGGTGGCAGAGGGAGaggtggggagggaggaggttGCTGGTGATGGGGATGTCATGGAGATAGGAAACAGAGCGGGTGGTGGTGAGTCAGAGAGGAAGGAAAATGGATTTGCAGGTAGCAGAACAAAGAGATGCTTGACGCCTACTGTGAATCAGCCGCCTAAGAAGAGAGCGGTCGCAGCCGAATGCAAAACTCCACCTGGCTGCGAGAGGACTGCTGGTACCACCAAAAAAAGTGGATTTCTGGAGGTCTCACCTGCACACACATTTCGTCCTGGCTGTGGGAGGGCCAGTTTTACCGCCACAGAGAGTGAAGTTTTGGATATGCAACCCATACGCACATTTCCTCCTAGCCATGTGAGATCTGCTCTTACTACCACAGGCAGTGGAGATGAGGATACCAACGGTGATGCCTTGGTGGCAATTCCAGTTTCAGGAGGGGTTGCTTCTCCGACATTAGCACTAGATGTCTCAAATGAGAAAATGGAAAGTAAGAGAATGGTGGATAAAGGAAATAACAATGCTCACAGTAGGGACCATGTTTCAGATGATTTTGTAGGTATTGAACAAGATGGCAATATGCAGCGAAATGTTGACACAAAATCTGCACCTAGGAATAGTTCCGATGGGAAGATGAAAGGGAAACTCTCACAACATGAAGGGCAGCAGGTAGCACGAGTAGTGGTGGATGATAAGATGAAAAATAAAGTTGAAGGAAGCTTGCATGGAAGTACTCTTAAGACACCTTTGAGCGACCCCATTGATGCAAAGACAAAAGGAAAGAGGTCAGAGAGTGACATGTTGAATGTGGCGTTGCTTGGTAATGCTGGGGGGAAGATGCAAACTAAGACTTTGATCACTAAGAAAGAAGTGGTGTGCTCAAATGTGAATATTAAGCAAAATAAATCTGCTCGTAAACTGAACAAGTTTGGAAAACATGTTGCAACCAATGAAATCGAAGAAAGTGACGATATGAACCTTATCCCTGACCAACTAATTGTACAAGCATTGATGGCTCCTGACAGATGCCCTTGGACTCGAGGAAGGAAATCTATTGCAAGTGCTTCCACGTCGCTTGCTCCTAGGAACAAACTTAATGGAAAGGATGTTATTCAAAGAAAATTACTTATAGGAAAAGTGGCCTCATGTGAATCGATCAACAATGAGACAATGGAGGACAATGACGACCCTTACTTGGAAGATGACGACAACTCCAAGGCGCTAGTTGTGTGCAGAGAAAAGCGAGACATATGTGTCATGGTTCTTCCGTCGGTTCCTTCCGGGTCACACCACAGACAACTTGGGGACCATGTTGTAGATGCCCGAAGCAAAGTTAGAAAGTTGCTCCAATTGTTCCAGGCGGCATACCGAAAGCTTACACAACTCGTGGAACAGGGTAATCGTGATCTCGGAAGGGTTGACCTTGAAGCAATTAAAGCTTTGAAGAAAGACCCTATCTATAACAAGCCTGGGCCCATTGTTGGCAATATTCCTGGTGTTGAAGTTGGAGATGAATTTCACTTCAGAGTTGAGTTGTCGATGGTTGGGCTTCATCGCCCATATCAAGGAGGTATTGACACTACTAAGGTGAATGGTGTTCCTATTGCTATAAGTATTGTCGCATCTGGAGGCTATCCTGACGAATTGTCAAGCTCGGATGAACTAATATACACTGGCTCCGGAGGAAAGGCTGGCGGTAATAAACAAGGAGATGATCAAAAGCTTGAGAGGGGTAATCTCGCCCTGAAGAATTGCATAGATACCAAGACCATGGTTAGAGTGATTCATGGGTTCAAAGGTCAAAGTAGAAGTGAAGTAGGTCCTTCTAAAGGCAAGCAAACTTCAACATTTATTTATGATGGGTTGTATCAGGTGTTAGAGTGCTGGCAAGAAGGCTTGATAGGCGAGAGGGTCTTCAAGTACAAGTTACAGAGAATTGCAGGGCAACCAGAATTAGCCCTACATGCAGTCAAGGCGACAAGAAAGTCCAAAGTTCGTGAAGGTCTTTGTTTGCCTGATATATCTGAAGGAAGCGAGAGGATACCCATATGTGTCATCAACACAATTGATGACATGAGGCCTGCACCATTTAAATACATCAACAAAGTCATATATCCAAATTGGTATGAGAAAGAACCTCCAAAGGGTTGTGACTGCACAAAAGGCTGCTCGGACTCTATTACATGTGCTTGTGCAGTGAAGAATGGAGGGGAAATCCCGTTCAATTCCGATGGTGCAATTGTCGAGGCCAGCCCTCTCATATATGAGTGTGGTCCATCGTGCAG GTGCCCGCCAACATGCCACAATAGGGTGAGTCAGCATGGTGTCAAAATTCCACTAGAAATATTCAAGACAGGTAAGACAGGTTGGGGTGTAAGATCCCTCAGTTCTATATCTTCAGGCAGTTTCATATGTGAGTATGCCGGCGAGCTCTTGGAAGATAAAGAAGCTGAAAAGAGACAGAATGATGAGTATCTATTTGATATTGGTAGTAACTACCATGATGGAGAAGTTTGGGAGGGACTAAAGTCGGTCGTTGGTGTACAATCTTCTACCTCGTCCTCCAAGACAATGGAGGGTTTTACAATAGATGCAGCTGAGTGTGGCAATGTCGGACGATTCATCAACCATAGTTGTTCACCGAACCTCTATGCCCAAAATGTTCTCTGGGACCATGATGACATGAGGATGCCGCATGTCATGCTTTTTGCTGTTGAGAATATCCCACCACTACAAGAGCTGACCTACCATTATAATTATACAGTAGGTCAGGTCTTTGACGAGAATGGTATGGAGAAGGTTAAACGTTGCTATTGTGGCGCTTCTGATTGCTGTGGCAGGCTGTACTGA